The following coding sequences lie in one Manis javanica isolate MJ-LG chromosome X, MJ_LKY, whole genome shotgun sequence genomic window:
- the C1GALT1C1 gene encoding C1GALT1-specific chaperone 1 codes for MLSESSSFLKGMMLGSIFCALFTMLGHIRIGHGSRMHHHEHHHLQAPNKEDILKISEVERVELSKNFRVYCIILVKPKDVSLWAAVKNTWTKHCDKAEFFSSENVKVFESINMETNDMWLMMRKAYKYAFDKYRDQYNWFFLARPTTFAVIENLKYFLLKKDPSQPFYLGHTIKSGDLEYVSMEGGIVLSIESMKRLNSLLTIPEKCPEQGGMIWKISEDKQLAVCLKYGGVFAENAEDSEGKDVFNTKSVGLFIKEAMTNHPNLVVEGCCSDMAVTFNGLTPNQMHVMMYGVYRLRAFGHVFNDVLVFLPPNGSDND; via the coding sequence ATGCTTTCTGAAAGCAGTTCATTTTTGAAGGGTATGATGCTCGGAAGCATCTTCTGTGCCTTGTTCACAATGCTAGGACACATTAGGATTGGTCATGGAAGTAGAATGCACCACCATGAGCATCATCACCTACAAGCTCCTAATAAAGAAGATATATTGAAAATTTCAGAGGTTGAACGCGTGGAGCTCAGTAAGAATTTTCGGGTATACTGTATCATCCTTGTAAAACCCAAAGATGTGAGTCTTTGGGCTGCAGTGAAGAACACTTGGACCAAACACTGTGACAAAGCAGAGTTCTTCAGTTCTGAAAACGTTAAAGTGTTTGAGTCAAttaacatggaaacaaatgatatgTGGTTAATGATGAGAAAAGCTTACAAATACGCCTTTGACAAATATAGAGACCAATACAACTGGTTCTTCCTTGCACGCCCCACTACATTTGCTGTTattgaaaacttaaaatattttttgttaaaaaaggaTCCATCACAACCTTTCTATCTAGGCCACACTATAAAATCTGGAGACCTTGAATATGTGAGTATGGAAGGAGGGATTGTCTTAAGTATAGAATCAATGAAAAGACTTAATAGTCTTCTCACTATCCCTGAAAAGTGTCCTGAACAAGGAGGGATGATTTGGAAGATATCTGAAGATAAACAGCTAGCGGTCTGCCTGAAATATGGTGGAGTGTTTGCAGAAAATGCAGAAGATTCTGAAGGAAAAGATGTATTTAATACCAAATCTGTTGGCCTTTTCATTAAAGAGGCAATGACTAATCACCCTAACCTGGTAGTAGAAGGATGTTGTTCAGATATGGCTGTTACGTTTAACGGACTGACTCCTAATCAAATGCACGTGATGATGTATGGGGTATACCGCCTCCGAGCATTTGGGCATGTTTTCAATGATGTATTGGTTTTCTTACCTCCAAATGGTTCTGACAATGACTGA